Proteins encoded within one genomic window of Perognathus longimembris pacificus isolate PPM17 chromosome 28, ASM2315922v1, whole genome shotgun sequence:
- the LOC125343111 gene encoding transcription factor TFIIIB component B'' homolog — MPIAPKSSESSTSDLLPSEVVALCEVNKSENSCTEEKHDDLERKSMETDQAKNVKPLLRVRHQRPKPNLSREIGKKSGKTEAESKSSQSDNSVENDSMEKEKMNVIDNSEMESIRREDSEADTVSTLSEKTCLQVDNQPKTCKPVRLMRGRLQWPKPNVGKAAERKIIASQEKIGVNIETTGNESCADRDITQTTDQTCKNFQCEDTISEPEKNDTPFQNVQLDESKGLNKNLSIQEDNETNVLKQVSIQRTRFQKPKPNIGRRNGKREISSKGGVPEVGLASQELTPTLRETVKVDIDTSPMEKVPNAPANAKELDADLKTTGRSDISPNESMPEMTNVTGKMETGFSGIERESSPKETGEVIDTTLETEAILRSAGKEVSSKETIPELVDATEENDTNLKESGREIVPQEDDPNVDKTVAEMEICLKESGKEKTPEMIGTTNKRDLEETGKRKLCTAKGPRGGPNHR, encoded by the coding sequence ATGCCAATAGCTCCTAAGTCTTCAGAATCAAGCACTTCAGATTTGCTCCCATCAGAAGTTGTAGCATTATGTGAAGTGAATAAATCTGAGAATAGTTGTACAGAAGAAAAACATGATGACTTAGAGAGAAAATCCATGGAAACTGATCAAGCAAAAAATGTTAAGCCATTGTTGAGAGTTCGGCACCAGCGACCTAAACCTAATCTGTCTAGGGAAATTGGGAAGAAATCAGGCAAAACAGAAGCTGAGAGCAAGAGTTCACAGTCAGACAATTCAGTTGAAAATGATTCAATGGAAAAGGAGAAGATGAATGTAATTGATAATTCAGAAATGGAGAGTATAAGAAGAGAGGACTCAGAAGCTGACACTGTAtctactttgagtgaaaaaacttgTCTACAGGTAGATAATCAGCCAAAGACTTGCAAACCTGTACGACTAATGCGGGGTCGATTGCAATGGCCAAAGCCAAATGTAGGGAAAGctgcagaaagaaaaattattgcaTCACAGGAAAAAATTGGGGTCAATATAGAGACGACTGGAAATGAATCCTGTGCTGATAGAGATATTACTCAAACAACAGATCAGACATGTAAAAACTTCCAGTGTGAAGATACCATATCAGAACCTGAGAAGAATGATACTCCTTTTCAAAATGTGCAGCTAGATGAGTCCAAAGGTCTTAATAAAAATCTAAGCATTCAAGAAGATAATGAGACAAATGTACTCAAACAAGTCTCAATTCAAAGGACTCGATTTCAGAAGCCAAAACCaaatataggaagaaggaatggaaaaagagaaatcTCCTCAAAGGGAGGGGTGCCAGAGGTGGGTCTTGCCTCTCAAGAATTAACACCAACTTTGAGAGAAACTGTAAAAGTAGATATAGATACTTCACCTATGGAGAAGGTACCAAATGCACCTGCTAATGCTAAGGAATTGGACGCCGATTTAAAAACAACTGGAAGAAGTGACATCTCTCCCAATGAGAGCATGCCAGAAATGACTAATGTCACTGGCAAAATGGAGACAGGTTTTAGTGGAATTGAAAGAGAGAGTTCCCCAAAAGAGACAGGAGAAGTGATTGATACCACTTTGGAAACGGAGGCTATTTTGAGATCAGCTGGAAAAGAGGTTTCTTCAAAGGAGACAATACCTGAGTTGGTTGACGCCACTGAGGAAAATGACACAAATTTGAAAGAAAGTGGAAGAGAAATAGTTCCACAGGAAGATGACCCTAATGTAGACAAGACTGTGGCTGAGATGGAGATCTGTTTGAAAGAAAGTGGAAAAGAGAAGACACCAGAAATGATTGGCACTACTAACAAAAGAGATTTAGAAGAAACAGGGAAGAGGAAGCTCTGCACTGCTAAAGGCCCAAGAGGAGGCCCAAACCACAGGTGA
- the LOC125343112 gene encoding LOW QUALITY PROTEIN: transcription factor TFIIIB component B'' homolog (The sequence of the model RefSeq protein was modified relative to this genomic sequence to represent the inferred CDS: inserted 4 bases in 2 codons), which produces MEELEITENVADVGCLTVVEPQPPNMDVTALEAKQGRDLYTSSFEMVSSEQAQSITGPSDGSTEAAITLLTMEDIVLQSEISTEQGDVGVCVFHSEDGSHIPFSXELTSLVTSASAASLEDKIVSEEQSIRDEAGLMEDIKETTPTRNTVSQVTSSLRMSSSFAEPKPNFEISDTSRFDAHQEVPNFCITKGEEEQNRRETEQNVPKAIELEDKRLGPVTTANSTEQNQLTSVSDVRETSIPLEANLTKRNEEEEERAEVAQVLSVTLVVSPETVPHTVGSSWGLCENTMEETEXKSSTGESMLTCHAPECAPPCIPEVQQENVTNPQDLAVNLFTNIHQDGDDEQTVILTLVEIPASEAEEFTGASMQLMPNPLLPAPILVKLGSTEERSGLSLNLPVTSIVQDATCLSNCGRDDSEKPLANLDLISRKRFHNSGSTIVDCREPTAKFILTSSYALKDMQGHGLVDIGNQQESHPDLWLCYLKDVQGQGLPEGQH; this is translated from the exons ATGGAAGAGCTTGAAATCACCGAGAATGTTGCAGATGTTGGGTGCCTCACTGTTGTGGAGCCTCAGCCTCCAAACATGGATGTGACTGCTCTGGAAGCAAAGCAAGgaagggatttat ATACATCATCATTTGAAATGGTCTCAAGTGAACAGGCTCAGAGTATAACAGGTCCCAGTGATGGAAGCACCGAAGCTGCCATAACTTTGCTGACAATGGAAGATATAGTCCTGCAGTCAGAGATCAGTACTGAGCAGGGtgatgtaggtgtgtgtgtatttcattcAGAGGATGGGAGTCATATACCTTTTAG AGAGCTTACCTCACTTGTTACAAGTGCATCTGCTGCATCCTTGGAAGACAAGATTGTGTCAGAGGAACAGAGTATTAGAGATGAAGCTGGTTTAATGGAGGACATAAAGGAAACGACACCAACCAGAAATACAGTTTCTCAAGTGACCAGCAGTTTAAGAATGAGTAGTAGTTTTGCTGAGCCTAAGCCAAATTTTGAGATTTCAGATACCAGCAGGTTTGATGCTCATCAAGAAGTCCCCAATTTTTGTATAACTAAAGGGGAAGAAGAACAAAATCGAAGAGAAACTGAGCAAAATGTTCCCAAAGCAATAGAATTGGAAGATAAAAGACTTGGACCAGTTACAACAGCAAATAGTACGGAGCAGAACCAATTGACAAGTGTCTCTGATGTCAGAGAGACCAGTATTCCACTAGAAGCAAAcctaacaaaaagaaatgaagaggaagaagagagagctgAGGTGGCTCAGGTTCTGTCAGTTACCTTAGTTGTTTCTCCTGAGACAGTTCCTCATACAGTTGGTTCAAGTTGGGGTCTTTGTGAGAATACCATGGAAGAGACTGA AAAGTCCTCTACTGGAGAAAGCATGCTCACATGTCATGCACCAGAGTGTGCACCACCTTGTATTCCAGAAGTCCAACAAGAGAATGTAACCAATCCTCAAGATCTAGCAGTGAATCTGTTTACAAATATCCATCAAGATGGAGATGATGAACAAACAGTCATTTTAACTCTGGTGGAAATCCCAGCCAGTGAAGCAGAAGAATTTACTGGTGCTTCTATGCAGTTAATGCCAAACCCTCTACTACCAGCACCCATATTGGTCAAATTGGGGAGTACTGAAGAAAGAAGTGGCTTGAGTTTGAATTTACCAGTAACTTCCATTGTTCAAGATGCCACTTGTTTATCTAATTGTGGAAGAGATGACTCTGAAAAGCCTCTTGCTAATTTGGATCTTATATCTAGGAAGCGATTTCACAATAGCGGCAGTACCATAGTTGactgtagggagccaacagcaaagttcatcctgacttctAGCTATgctctcaaggacatgcaaggacatggcttagtgGATATAGGGAACCAACAGGAaagtcatcctgacctctggctatgttatcTCAAGGATGTGCAAGGACAGGGCTTAcctgaaggacagcactaa